The proteins below are encoded in one region of Pseudomonas putida S13.1.2:
- a CDS encoding phage protein Gp37 — MLGELEDAIQARLGQLKQALPRLHLDSYGGELSDPDLLVDLLKQTPSVLITTPKVRFDKAGQRRFKAAVVFRLVISSTAVRGERETRRGTVARDPGSYWIWEQCMHLLTGWQHKEGGARAAPTEFANLVNGKFQTSHLSVLGQSFAIDLDWVVPEFEFGSPELPVLEGVDLAFHVPANNPEVAARDSIELKEP; from the coding sequence ATGCTGGGTGAGCTGGAAGACGCCATTCAGGCGCGGCTAGGTCAACTGAAACAGGCCCTGCCGCGTTTGCACCTGGACAGCTACGGCGGGGAACTGAGTGACCCGGATCTGCTGGTCGACCTGCTCAAGCAGACCCCATCCGTACTGATCACCACCCCAAAGGTGAGGTTCGACAAAGCCGGCCAAAGGCGTTTCAAGGCTGCTGTTGTGTTTCGCCTGGTCATCTCCAGCACTGCGGTTCGGGGTGAACGGGAGACCCGGCGCGGCACGGTGGCCCGCGATCCGGGCAGTTACTGGATCTGGGAGCAGTGCATGCACCTGCTGACTGGGTGGCAACACAAAGAAGGTGGCGCCCGTGCGGCGCCTACCGAGTTCGCCAACCTGGTCAACGGCAAGTTCCAGACCAGTCACCTGTCGGTGCTGGGCCAGAGCTTCGCCATCGACCTGGACTGGGTAGTGCCTGAATTTGAGTTCGGGTCGCCAGAGCTGCCTGTTCTGGAAGGCGTGGACCTTGCCTTCCATGTCCCGGCCAACAACCCCGAGGTAGCAGCTCGGGACAGCATTGAATTGAAGGAGCCGTGA
- a CDS encoding DUF2635 domain-containing protein — protein MLVTAAPGNRVPMAGEPRKFIEHAPDEPVEVPDNSYYQRRIASGELVEAKPRGAKPAAKRATK, from the coding sequence ATGCTCGTAACCGCTGCACCAGGTAACCGCGTGCCCATGGCCGGCGAGCCTCGAAAGTTCATCGAGCATGCGCCGGACGAGCCTGTGGAAGTACCTGATAACTCGTACTACCAGCGTCGAATCGCCTCTGGCGAGCTGGTAGAGGCCAAACCGCGTGGTGCCAAACCCGCCGCTAAGAGAGCCACCAAATGA